A portion of the Trueperaceae bacterium genome contains these proteins:
- the lnt gene encoding apolipoprotein N-acyltransferase, which produces MPLLAAALCGLLLTLALPPLGWWPFAFAVAPVFALVARARGARRAFWLGATFAAPFFALYVLWLPRSFAELFGPAFWAVYPFMLAVLSLFWGLTTWGAWRLAALSGGATPRARARRTIVYLPLLWVLVEWARTQGYFAFPWGTLGYAWLDTPVAQLAAQVGVYGLSLLVVVPAALAAAPWAAPAAAPAAAPWAAPARTRAARAAPATLAAAVLVGAAFLAGFAADDGAPELGAPGSGAPELRALLVQGDVDPFARAASAAGDLNTHLRLTEDAVSAAAAAGDPPFDLVVWPEGAVLGYDLGAGDAGPLRAAITDSAPGATFIVGGRTYRGGRDYNSLLALERGAAVGRYDKHYLVPFGERWPLYEPLEGVYAAVFRAFGLPLLASTSPGETVAPVATRVGLVGAYVCYESVFPQVQRELVADGADVLVLATNDAWFGVGAGAWQHFDMGRLRAIETRRWLLRAGNDGVTAAIDPWGRVTAEAPRGVPTTLTASFGPRTDLTFWVRYGGLTPALLLAALVAAAGIGAATRPRR; this is translated from the coding sequence GTGCCCCTCCTGGCCGCCGCCCTGTGCGGCCTGCTCCTCACGCTCGCCCTGCCGCCGCTCGGTTGGTGGCCGTTCGCCTTCGCGGTGGCGCCGGTCTTCGCGCTCGTCGCGCGGGCGCGGGGCGCGCGCCGGGCGTTCTGGCTGGGAGCGACGTTCGCGGCGCCGTTCTTCGCGCTGTACGTCCTGTGGCTGCCACGCTCCTTCGCCGAGCTCTTCGGGCCGGCGTTCTGGGCGGTCTACCCGTTCATGCTCGCCGTCCTGTCACTCTTCTGGGGGCTGACGACCTGGGGAGCGTGGCGACTGGCGGCCCTCAGCGGCGGGGCGACCCCCCGCGCCAGGGCCCGCCGCACCATCGTCTACCTGCCGCTACTCTGGGTCCTCGTCGAGTGGGCGCGCACGCAGGGCTACTTCGCCTTCCCGTGGGGCACGCTCGGTTACGCCTGGCTCGACACCCCCGTCGCGCAACTCGCGGCACAGGTGGGCGTGTACGGGCTCAGCCTGCTCGTGGTCGTGCCGGCCGCCCTGGCCGCGGCGCCCTGGGCGGCGCCCGCGGCGGCGCCCGCGGCGGCGCCCTGGGCGGCGCCGGCACGCACCCGCGCCGCGCGCGCGGCGCCGGCCACCTTGGCCGCTGCGGTCTTGGTGGGCGCGGCGTTCCTCGCCGGGTTCGCGGCCGACGATGGCGCGCCCGAGCTGGGCGCGCCCGGCTCGGGCGCGCCCGAGCTGCGGGCGCTGCTCGTGCAGGGCGACGTCGACCCGTTCGCGCGCGCGGCCAGCGCCGCGGGTGACCTCAACACCCACCTGCGCCTGACCGAGGACGCCGTCTCGGCCGCGGCGGCCGCCGGCGACCCGCCCTTCGACCTCGTGGTGTGGCCCGAGGGCGCCGTGCTCGGCTACGACCTGGGCGCCGGCGACGCCGGACCGCTCCGCGCCGCCATCACCGACTCGGCACCCGGGGCGACGTTCATCGTGGGCGGCCGCACCTACCGGGGCGGCCGCGACTACAACTCCCTGCTGGCGCTGGAGCGCGGCGCCGCGGTCGGTCGGTACGACAAGCATTACCTCGTCCCCTTCGGCGAGCGCTGGCCGCTCTACGAACCGCTCGAGGGCGTGTACGCCGCCGTGTTCCGCGCGTTCGGGCTCCCCCTGCTGGCGAGCACCTCGCCCGGCGAGACGGTGGCCCCGGTGGCCACGCGTGTCGGGCTCGTCGGCGCCTACGTCTGCTACGAGTCGGTCTTCCCCCAGGTGCAGCGCGAGCTCGTGGCGGATGGCGCCGACGTGTTGGTCCTCGCCACCAACGACGCCTGGTTCGGCGTCGGGGCCGGCGCGTGGCAGCACTTCGACATGGGGCGCCTGCGGGCCATCGAGACGCGTCGCTGGCTCCTCCGCGCCGGCAACGACGGCGTGACGGCCGCCATCGACCCGTGGGGGCGGGTGACGGCGGAGGCGCCGCGGGGCGTCCCGACCACCCTGACCGCGAGCTTCGGGCCCCGCACGGATCTCACCTTCTGGGTCCGTTACGGTGGCCTCACCCCCGCCCTGCTGCTCGCCGCCCTGGTCGCGGCCGCGGGGATCGGCGCGGCGACGCGCCCTCGCCGGTAA
- a CDS encoding M20 family metallopeptidase, producing MLEAAYAAEPRYLELLADLVERESPTNDKAACDALADRLAALMADHGFAVTRHARAAAGDILEGRRTGGTGPTTLLLCHYDTVWPLGTLAAMPFRRDGDKVFGPGTVDMKAGIATALTALTVLDELGLPLAGDVTLLVTSDEETGSHESRALIEALAREHDRVLVLEPGRDDGALKVGRKGVGTFELRFKGRSAHAGNNPSDGASALRELAHMLVYVEDLSDDVAGTTVNVTVATAGFATNVIAEEATAYVDVRVLKPSEAERVTQAVNGYSPRDKRVTLTVTGGLNRPPLELTPANEALFDAAREVAVRLGLAVEGAVVGGGSDGNFTSALGVATLDGLGSVGGGPHARHEHIRVTGSLERLALVAGLLAAT from the coding sequence ATCCTCGAGGCCGCGTACGCGGCCGAGCCACGCTACCTGGAACTGCTCGCCGACCTGGTCGAGCGCGAGAGTCCCACCAACGACAAGGCCGCCTGCGACGCGCTGGCCGACCGCCTGGCGGCCCTCATGGCGGACCACGGGTTCGCCGTGACGCGCCACGCTCGCGCGGCCGCCGGCGACATCCTCGAGGGGCGCCGCACGGGCGGAACCGGACCGACGACGCTCCTCCTCTGTCACTACGACACGGTCTGGCCGCTCGGCACCCTCGCCGCCATGCCGTTCCGGCGCGACGGCGACAAGGTCTTCGGTCCCGGGACGGTCGACATGAAGGCCGGCATCGCGACCGCGCTCACGGCACTGACGGTGTTGGACGAGCTGGGACTGCCCCTGGCCGGCGACGTCACCCTGCTGGTCACGAGCGACGAGGAGACGGGCTCGCACGAGTCGCGCGCCCTCATCGAGGCGCTGGCGCGCGAACACGACCGGGTCCTCGTGCTCGAGCCCGGCCGCGACGACGGCGCCCTCAAGGTCGGGCGGAAGGGCGTCGGCACCTTCGAACTCCGCTTCAAGGGGCGCTCGGCCCACGCCGGCAACAACCCGTCCGACGGCGCGAGCGCCCTGCGCGAGCTGGCCCACATGCTCGTCTACGTCGAGGACCTGAGCGACGACGTGGCCGGCACCACCGTCAACGTCACGGTCGCCACCGCGGGCTTCGCCACCAACGTCATCGCCGAGGAGGCCACGGCCTACGTCGACGTGCGCGTCCTCAAGCCGAGCGAGGCGGAGCGCGTGACCCAGGCCGTCAACGGCTATAGCCCACGCGACAAGCGCGTCACGCTCACGGTGACGGGCGGCCTCAACCGTCCGCCGCTGGAACTCACCCCCGCCAACGAGGCCCTGTTCGACGCCGCGCGGGAGGTGGCGGTCCGGCTAGGGCTGGCGGTCGAGGGCGCCGTCGTCGGTGGCGGTTCCGACGGCAACTTCACCTCCGCGCTCGGCGTCGCGACGCTCGACGGGCTCGGCTCCGTGGGCGGCGGCCCTCACGCCCGGCACGAGCACATCCGCGTCACCGGGTCGCTCGAGCGCCTGGCGCTAGTTGCGGGTCTCCTGGCGGCCACCTGA
- a CDS encoding GGDEF domain-containing protein, producing MATWFAAMLLMPRKRLPRSLVLALIPAVGLLVWLLFLDPPATITLAFPVLETLLVITTLPLLGGAMAGGASEGRVLVVLGFYLRALGAGSLAWLTGTEAGSATMVLWLMSYVMLALGLLIEFDDMHVEFLPVAVAVTSLQVVSSGLLLVLYRARIAFDPYVLVIVALLGYIQVAVVILALVTSRAAQRVVDGELRAWQRAFDAITEVPEDATALVTMLRDTVARVPHGCGIEVHGTASAGTTDGYAYPLVAGGAEIGRIYFSRRPARTSVLDTCAPMLATRLHLMSDRDRWAAAARTDPLTNLLNRRGLELRAGLLVGQAHVTGAALSVAMLDIDHFKRVNDVYGHAVGDEVLKTLAAIFTQHLRPGDQAVRWGGEEFVVVLPAADAEQAVEVMRRVRHAVSQTVLAPVEWPLAVSVGIAGAATVENSPDVLKRLIDAADAALGLAKRGGRNRIVRTGAPLD from the coding sequence TTGGCGACCTGGTTCGCGGCCATGCTGCTCATGCCCCGCAAGCGGCTGCCCCGCTCGCTGGTCCTGGCGCTGATACCCGCCGTCGGGCTGCTCGTCTGGCTGTTGTTCCTCGACCCGCCCGCCACCATCACCCTCGCCTTCCCCGTGCTCGAGACGCTCCTGGTGATCACCACGCTGCCGCTCCTCGGTGGGGCGATGGCGGGCGGGGCCTCCGAGGGCAGGGTCCTGGTCGTGCTCGGCTTCTACCTGCGGGCGTTGGGCGCCGGCTCCCTGGCGTGGCTCACGGGGACGGAAGCGGGCAGCGCGACCATGGTGCTGTGGCTCATGTCGTACGTCATGCTGGCGCTCGGGCTGCTCATCGAGTTCGACGACATGCACGTGGAGTTCCTGCCGGTGGCGGTGGCCGTCACCAGCCTCCAGGTCGTCAGCAGCGGGCTGCTGCTCGTCCTGTACCGCGCCCGGATCGCCTTCGACCCGTACGTGCTGGTGATCGTCGCGCTGCTCGGTTACATCCAGGTGGCCGTCGTGATCCTGGCGCTCGTCACCAGCCGCGCCGCGCAGCGCGTGGTCGACGGCGAGCTGCGGGCCTGGCAGCGCGCCTTCGACGCGATCACCGAGGTGCCAGAGGACGCCACCGCGCTGGTCACGATGCTACGGGACACCGTGGCGCGCGTGCCTCACGGCTGCGGCATCGAGGTTCACGGCACCGCCTCCGCGGGCACGACCGACGGCTACGCCTACCCGCTCGTGGCCGGCGGGGCGGAGATCGGCAGGATCTACTTCTCGCGGCGCCCGGCCCGCACCTCCGTGCTCGACACGTGCGCTCCCATGCTGGCCACGCGCCTGCACCTGATGAGCGACCGCGACCGTTGGGCCGCCGCGGCCAGAACGGACCCGCTAACCAACCTGCTCAACCGGCGCGGCCTGGAGCTGCGCGCCGGCTTGCTCGTCGGCCAGGCGCACGTGACGGGCGCGGCGTTGAGCGTAGCCATGCTCGACATCGACCACTTCAAGCGCGTCAACGACGTCTACGGTCACGCCGTCGGCGACGAGGTCCTCAAGACCCTGGCGGCGATCTTCACGCAGCACCTGAGGCCGGGTGACCAGGCCGTCCGCTGGGGCGGCGAGGAGTTCGTGGTCGTGCTGCCCGCCGCCGACGCCGAGCAGGCGGTCGAGGTCATGCGACGCGTCAGGCACGCCGTGAGCCAGACGGTGCTCGCCCCGGTGGAGTGGCCGCTGGCCGTGTCGGTCGGGATAGCCGGAGCGGCCACCGTCGAGAACTCGCCCGACGTGCTCAAGCGCCTCATCGACGCCGCCGACGCCGCCCTCGGCCTCGCCAAGCGCGGCGGGCGCAACCGCATCGTGCGCACCGGCGCGCCCCTCGACTAG
- a CDS encoding TrmH family RNA methyltransferase, which yields MTLPAAPTGLAPYTAGAPHTYAFGHFAALAALAHRPAAVTAVVAHHDLPEGWRAALVAAAREAGLEVRWDDAAVRRLRRHEQVLCLAVVAKAEDVVAPDADHVVLVAPSHAGNVGSALRSLAAFGFDDVVLVAPRVDAWSPHVVRASVGMRFALRCQVVASTADYLGALRDTAPRRHYCLVASGATELRDATFARPASLWFGPEWGGGAEAHAAPPEAARVRIDTQPRVESLNLAVAVSLAAYHAAGGAAGGRG from the coding sequence ATGACCCTCCCCGCGGCCCCCACCGGGCTGGCACCGTACACGGCCGGGGCGCCTCACACTTACGCCTTCGGCCACTTCGCCGCCCTGGCCGCCCTGGCCCACCGCCCGGCGGCGGTGACCGCCGTGGTGGCGCACCACGACCTGCCCGAAGGGTGGCGCGCCGCGCTCGTGGCGGCCGCGCGCGAAGCGGGGCTCGAGGTGCGCTGGGATGACGCCGCCGTGAGGCGGCTGCGGCGCCACGAGCAGGTCCTCTGCCTGGCCGTCGTCGCCAAGGCGGAGGACGTCGTGGCGCCGGACGCCGACCACGTGGTGCTCGTGGCGCCGAGCCACGCGGGCAACGTCGGCAGCGCCCTGCGGAGCCTGGCCGCGTTCGGGTTCGACGACGTGGTCCTCGTCGCGCCCCGGGTGGACGCCTGGAGCCCCCACGTGGTGAGGGCGTCGGTCGGGATGCGTTTCGCGCTGAGGTGCCAGGTGGTGGCCTCGACCGCCGACTACCTGGGGGCGCTGAGGGACACGGCGCCGCGCAGGCACTACTGCCTCGTGGCGAGCGGCGCCACCGAGCTCAGGGACGCGACCTTCGCCCGCCCCGCCTCCCTCTGGTTCGGACCCGAGTGGGGCGGCGGCGCGGAAGCCCACGCGGCCCCGCCGGAGGCGGCCCGGGTGCGCATCGACACGCAGCCTCGGGTAGAATCGCTGAACCTCGCCGTCGCCGTGTCGCTCGCCGCCTACCACGCGGCCGGCGGAGCGGCAGGCGGCCGCGGCTGA
- a CDS encoding DUF3298 domain-containing protein: MNCHRQVRGRRGRRGAAGVIAALLLLGMGLAAAADPAPWRALYAGTVGLDDVVVDLTFVGEGVAHARVLSNSRGMVLTGVGTVEDEDVVEVDLAAVAPGGAPSLDILYLESGSAPPDLPAGASAGHLSGRLHPTWQDDGARLELTLTLDGVAGAATLARVAQYAYLRLSEGRLDAGSAWPRFTPSALRSVAGGLEAGAFDQVGTFISEGRASADADGLGWGWTSDDYVDLAGAAGAFLSLLTSSSTYTGGAHPNSYYSSSLLEVGPTGAARVALPELFDEDADWEAVLTARVTADLLRQGAEWIEGGAVVEPSDLTTFTLGPAGLTFVFDPYAVGPYVQGEFTVTVPFGEVAALAREGGALEAFVRAVPATTW, encoded by the coding sequence ATGAACTGTCACAGACAAGTGAGAGGTCGCCGCGGGCGGCGAGGCGCGGCCGGGGTCATCGCCGCGCTCCTGCTGCTTGGCATGGGCCTCGCCGCCGCCGCCGACCCGGCGCCGTGGCGGGCGCTCTACGCGGGCACCGTGGGGCTCGACGACGTCGTCGTCGACCTGACCTTCGTGGGTGAGGGCGTGGCGCACGCGCGCGTCCTAAGCAACAGCCGCGGCATGGTGTTGACGGGCGTCGGGACGGTCGAGGACGAGGACGTGGTCGAGGTCGACCTGGCCGCGGTCGCGCCGGGTGGCGCGCCGAGTCTCGACATCCTCTACCTGGAGTCGGGCTCCGCCCCACCCGACCTACCCGCCGGCGCGAGCGCCGGTCACCTGAGCGGCCGCCTCCACCCGACGTGGCAGGACGACGGGGCGCGCCTCGAGTTGACTTTGACGCTGGACGGCGTCGCCGGCGCCGCCACCCTGGCGCGGGTGGCCCAGTACGCCTACCTGCGCCTGTCGGAGGGCCGCCTTGACGCCGGCTCGGCGTGGCCGCGCTTCACTCCGTCGGCGCTGCGGTCGGTGGCGGGCGGCCTGGAGGCCGGCGCCTTCGACCAGGTCGGGACGTTCATCTCCGAGGGGCGCGCGAGCGCCGACGCGGACGGACTCGGCTGGGGGTGGACGAGCGACGACTACGTCGACCTCGCCGGGGCGGCCGGCGCCTTCCTGAGCCTGCTCACGAGCTCCTCGACCTACACGGGCGGCGCGCACCCCAACAGCTACTACTCCTCCAGCCTGCTCGAGGTCGGCCCCACCGGCGCCGCCAGGGTGGCCCTGCCGGAACTCTTCGACGAGGACGCGGACTGGGAGGCGGTCCTCACGGCCCGGGTCACCGCCGACCTGTTGCGCCAGGGGGCCGAGTGGATCGAGGGCGGCGCCGTCGTGGAGCCGTCCGACCTGACGACCTTCACCCTGGGGCCGGCCGGCCTCACCTTCGTCTTCGATCCGTACGCGGTGGGGCCGTACGTGCAGGGCGAGTTCACCGTCACCGTCCCCTTCGGCGAGGTGGCGGCGTTGGCGCGCGAGGGCGGAGCGCTCGAGGCGTTCGTGCGGGCGGTTCCAGCCACGACCTGGTGA
- the trmFO gene encoding methylenetetrahydrofolate--tRNA-(uracil(54)-C(5))-methyltransferase (FADH(2)-oxidizing) TrmFO has product MTFAPRITVVGAGMAGSEAALAAARAGVAVDLFEMRPAKLTPAHRTGDFAELVCSNSFGGEAESNAKGLLQAEMLAAGGVIMRSAHAHRVPAGGALAVDREAFSAAVTRAVRDEPLITVHASELTRVPDGTVVLATGPLTSDALAADLRRVVGHDFLGFYDAAAPVVAFDSIDMSVAYRKGRYDQAADYLNLPLTREQYAAFHAALENARSHTPHDWEKLEFFEGCMPIEELGRRGVDTLRFGPMKPVGLEHPTTGERFHAVVQLRQEDAAGRMWSLVGFQTGLKWGDQKTLVQSIPGLQDAEVVRYGVMHRNTYLNAPQLLAPTLAMREHPRLFVAGVLAGTEGYLESSATGWLAGGNAARAVLGAAPRVPPAESMLGGLVRYLASARSDGFQPMNANWGLVPDAPKVKGQGKRERREAMYRRGLAAFEGWLTGRDERHATVSASGAAAGDAAD; this is encoded by the coding sequence ATGACGTTCGCTCCCCGCATCACCGTGGTCGGCGCCGGCATGGCCGGCAGCGAGGCCGCCCTCGCCGCCGCCCGTGCAGGCGTCGCCGTCGACCTGTTCGAGATGCGCCCCGCCAAGCTGACCCCCGCTCACCGGACGGGCGACTTCGCCGAGCTCGTCTGCTCCAACTCGTTCGGCGGCGAGGCGGAGAGCAACGCCAAGGGGCTGCTCCAGGCGGAGATGCTGGCGGCCGGCGGCGTGATCATGCGCAGCGCCCACGCGCACCGGGTGCCGGCCGGGGGCGCCCTGGCGGTCGACCGCGAGGCCTTCTCCGCGGCGGTCACGCGCGCCGTGAGGGACGAACCGCTCATCACCGTCCACGCCTCCGAGCTGACGCGGGTGCCGGACGGCACCGTCGTGCTCGCCACCGGGCCGCTCACCTCGGACGCGCTCGCCGCGGACCTCAGGCGCGTGGTCGGCCACGACTTCCTTGGCTTCTACGACGCCGCCGCCCCCGTGGTCGCCTTCGACTCGATCGACATGAGCGTCGCCTACCGCAAGGGTCGCTACGATCAGGCCGCCGACTACCTCAACCTGCCGCTCACGCGTGAACAGTACGCCGCCTTCCACGCCGCGCTGGAGAACGCCCGCTCGCACACGCCGCACGACTGGGAGAAGCTCGAGTTCTTCGAGGGTTGCATGCCGATCGAGGAGCTGGGGCGCAGGGGCGTCGACACGTTGCGCTTCGGTCCGATGAAGCCGGTGGGCCTCGAGCACCCGACCACCGGCGAGCGCTTCCACGCCGTGGTGCAGCTCAGGCAGGAGGACGCCGCCGGCCGCATGTGGTCGCTGGTCGGGTTCCAGACCGGCCTGAAGTGGGGCGACCAGAAGACGCTGGTGCAGTCGATCCCGGGCCTGCAGGACGCCGAGGTGGTGCGTTACGGCGTGATGCACCGCAACACCTACCTGAACGCCCCGCAGCTGCTGGCCCCCACCCTGGCCATGCGCGAGCACCCGCGCCTCTTCGTGGCGGGGGTGCTCGCCGGCACGGAGGGGTACCTGGAGTCGTCCGCGACCGGCTGGCTGGCGGGCGGCAACGCCGCTCGCGCCGTTCTGGGCGCCGCTCCCCGCGTCCCGCCGGCCGAGAGCATGTTGGGCGGCCTGGTGCGCTACCTGGCCAGCGCGAGGTCGGACGGCTTCCAGCCCATGAACGCCAACTGGGGCCTCGTGCCCGACGCTCCCAAGGTGAAGGGCCAGGGCAAGCGCGAACGGCGCGAGGCCATGTACCGCCGCGGCCTCGCGGCCTTCGAGGGGTGGTTGACGGGGCGCGACGAGCGCCACGCGACCGTGTCGGCCTCCGGGGCGGCGGCGGGCGACGCGGCGGACTGA
- a CDS encoding aminotransferase class I/II-fold pyridoxal phosphate-dependent enzyme has protein sequence MFAVDLRSDTVTLPTAEMRAAMAEAPVGDDVYAEDPTVNRLQAVAAELTGFEGALFVPSGTMSNQIAIAVHVRRGSEVIAPMGAHVYEFEPGAMATIAGALPRLVEAPGGAPTAQAVRAAIRRSVHQAPTGLVVLENTHNMAGGAVVPLAAMRDVQAVAREEGLPVHLDGARAFNAAAALGVPVSAVTHGFDSASLCLSKGLGAPVGSLLLGSVAFLREAHRYRKMLGGGMRQAGVLAAAGLVALERMPARLPADHARARRLAEGLSRVPEVTLDLAAVQTNMVYLRVSDAAALAARCAAAGVGIGSMGPTTVRLVTHHQVDDAGVELALEVIAREARALGRAA, from the coding sequence ATGTTCGCCGTCGACCTACGCTCCGACACGGTCACGCTCCCCACCGCCGAGATGCGCGCCGCCATGGCGGAGGCGCCGGTGGGCGACGACGTCTACGCCGAGGACCCGACCGTCAACCGCCTCCAGGCGGTGGCGGCGGAACTGACCGGCTTCGAGGGCGCCCTGTTCGTGCCGTCCGGCACCATGAGCAACCAGATCGCCATCGCGGTGCACGTGCGGCGCGGCTCGGAGGTGATCGCGCCCATGGGGGCGCACGTTTACGAGTTCGAGCCGGGCGCCATGGCGACGATCGCGGGCGCGCTTCCGCGGCTCGTCGAGGCGCCGGGCGGAGCGCCGACCGCCCAGGCCGTGCGCGCGGCCATCAGGCGCAGCGTCCACCAGGCCCCCACCGGGCTCGTCGTGCTCGAGAACACCCACAACATGGCCGGCGGCGCCGTGGTGCCGCTCGCGGCCATGCGGGACGTGCAGGCGGTGGCGCGCGAGGAGGGGTTGCCGGTGCACCTCGACGGCGCCCGGGCCTTCAACGCCGCGGCCGCCCTCGGCGTGCCCGTGTCCGCCGTCACCCACGGCTTCGACAGCGCGTCGCTCTGCCTCTCGAAGGGCCTCGGCGCCCCCGTCGGCAGCCTGCTCCTCGGCAGCGTGGCGTTCCTGCGCGAGGCGCACCGCTACCGCAAGATGCTGGGCGGCGGCATGCGCCAGGCGGGCGTGTTGGCGGCGGCGGGCCTCGTGGCCCTCGAGCGGATGCCGGCGCGCCTGCCGGCCGACCACGCGCGCGCCAGGCGCCTTGCCGAGGGGTTGAGCCGCGTGCCGGAGGTGACGTTGGACCTCGCGGCCGTACAGACCAACATGGTCTACCTCCGGGTGAGCGACGCGGCGGCGTTGGCGGCGCGCTGCGCGGCGGCCGGGGTGGGGATCGGCAGCATGGGGCCGACCACCGTGCGGCTCGTCACGCACCATCAGGTGGACGACGCCGGCGTCGAACTGGCGCTCGAGGTCATCGCGCGCGAGGCGCGGGCGCTGGGCCGCGCCGCGTGA
- the aroE gene encoding shikimate dehydrogenase — protein MHNAAFAALGARVEYAALDVAPADLPAAFERLRRPEVLGANVTVPHKQAALRLVDRVEEEAGALGAVNTVVNAGGTLVGSNTDGAGFVAGLLELAPEFARGGFAALVLGAGGAARAVVWALARLGADVSVLNRDPERAARLAGDLLAAGAGPGALLALGAGTARASGVDLVVNTTSVGMAGGPAPDGLPLLTRADLARLAGGAVVVDLVYRPAVTPLLAAAAALGARCQNGVAMLVGQGALSQAAWTGLEAPVGVMRRAVEEALAGER, from the coding sequence ATGCACAACGCCGCCTTCGCCGCGTTGGGCGCGCGCGTCGAGTACGCGGCGCTCGACGTGGCCCCGGCCGACCTACCGGCCGCGTTCGAGCGGCTGCGGCGGCCCGAGGTGCTCGGCGCCAACGTGACCGTCCCGCACAAGCAGGCGGCGCTGCGGCTCGTCGACCGCGTCGAGGAGGAAGCGGGCGCCCTCGGCGCCGTCAACACCGTCGTGAACGCGGGCGGCACCCTCGTGGGCTCCAACACCGACGGCGCGGGGTTCGTGGCCGGGCTCCTCGAGCTGGCGCCTGAGTTCGCGCGCGGCGGCTTCGCCGCGCTGGTGCTCGGCGCCGGCGGCGCGGCCAGGGCCGTCGTATGGGCACTGGCGCGCCTGGGCGCGGACGTGAGCGTGCTCAACCGCGATCCCGAGCGGGCGGCGCGGCTCGCCGGCGACCTGCTGGCAGCGGGCGCCGGCCCCGGCGCCCTGCTCGCGCTTGGGGCCGGCACGGCGCGCGCGAGCGGCGTGGACCTGGTCGTGAACACCACCAGCGTCGGCATGGCCGGCGGTCCCGCGCCGGACGGCCTGCCGCTGCTAACGCGGGCGGACCTGGCGCGGCTCGCCGGCGGCGCCGTCGTGGTCGACCTCGTCTACCGTCCGGCAGTCACGCCGCTCCTGGCGGCGGCGGCCGCGCTGGGCGCGCGGTGCCAGAACGGCGTGGCGATGCTCGTCGGCCAAGGGGCGCTGTCGCAGGCTGCCTGGACCGGGCTGGAGGCGCCCGTCGGCGTCATGCGCCGCGCGGTGGAGGAGGCGCTCGCGGGGGAGCGTTGA
- a CDS encoding metallophosphoesterase family protein has protein sequence MRIAILADVHGNLAALEAVLADVERQRVDRVIVNGDSVNRGPQSVEVERLLAELPYETTLGNHDDLMVMVHERHPDLGEGLEDPFWSGNRMTAAALAAAGLLAGVRRRPMTIRVAEAGAPVLLVSHGSPRHYREGYGPSLTPETISEIVEEYPADVLVGSHTHRPHLQRWARYTVLNSGSVGAPFNGDPRAQYLLLTLSGGAWSPEFRRVPYDIGRTVAAYAASGLADGGGLSAHIFREELIHARSYIVPFLMRCEEGRFERDLTGWAEYRRLAAARFVLPTMEPTVSASPEP, from the coding sequence GTGCGTATCGCGATCCTGGCAGACGTGCACGGCAACCTGGCCGCCCTCGAGGCGGTCCTCGCCGACGTCGAACGCCAGCGCGTCGACCGCGTCATCGTCAACGGCGACTCCGTCAACCGCGGCCCGCAGAGCGTGGAGGTGGAGCGGCTCCTGGCTGAGCTGCCGTACGAGACGACCCTCGGCAACCACGACGACCTGATGGTGATGGTGCACGAGCGCCACCCGGACCTCGGCGAGGGCCTGGAGGACCCGTTCTGGAGCGGCAACCGCATGACGGCCGCCGCGCTGGCGGCCGCCGGCCTGCTCGCGGGCGTCCGCCGGCGCCCCATGACGATCCGCGTGGCCGAGGCCGGCGCGCCGGTCCTGCTGGTGTCGCACGGCAGCCCCCGCCATTACCGCGAGGGCTACGGCCCGTCGCTCACGCCGGAGACCATCTCGGAGATCGTCGAGGAGTACCCGGCGGACGTGCTCGTCGGCTCCCACACCCACCGCCCGCACCTGCAGCGCTGGGCGCGCTACACCGTCTTGAATAGCGGCTCGGTTGGCGCCCCCTTCAACGGCGACCCGCGCGCCCAGTACCTCCTCCTGACCTTGAGCGGCGGCGCGTGGTCACCCGAGTTCCGGCGCGTGCCGTACGACATCGGCCGCACCGTGGCGGCCTACGCCGCGTCCGGGCTCGCGGACGGCGGGGGCCTCTCCGCCCACATCTTCCGCGAGGAGCTGATCCACGCCCGGTCGTACATCGTGCCGTTCCTGATGCGCTGCGAGGAGGGCCGGTTCGAGCGCGACCTGACCGGTTGGGCCGAGTACCGGCGGCTGGCCGCGGCGCGCTTCGTCCTGCCGACCATGGAGCCAACGGTGAGCGCGTCGCCCGAGCCGTGA
- a CDS encoding DUF983 domain-containing protein, whose amino-acid sequence DLGAMWGAVAGRCPNCGAPGAFATLWGLRPACEGCGARFEREPGAWLGSWVLTYVVATLALVALAVTLILEWGLFAGLEWVLAGAGVLLVVALYRPVKGWWLWWLWAAGFVTPDDDGGPPPP is encoded by the coding sequence GACCTGGGCGCGATGTGGGGCGCCGTCGCCGGGAGGTGCCCGAACTGCGGCGCGCCCGGCGCCTTCGCCACGCTGTGGGGCCTGAGGCCCGCGTGCGAGGGTTGCGGCGCGCGCTTCGAGCGGGAGCCGGGCGCCTGGCTGGGATCGTGGGTGTTGACGTACGTGGTGGCCACCCTCGCGCTCGTCGCGCTGGCCGTGACGCTCATCCTCGAGTGGGGGCTCTTCGCCGGGCTCGAGTGGGTGCTCGCCGGGGCGGGCGTGCTGCTCGTCGTCGCGCTGTACCGGCCCGTGAAGGGCTGGTGGCTCTGGTGGCTGTGGGCGGCCGGTTTCGTCACGCCGGACGACGACGGCGGGCCGCCCCCGCCGTAG